The Globicephala melas chromosome X, mGloMel1.2, whole genome shotgun sequence genome window below encodes:
- the RBMX gene encoding RNA-binding motif protein, X chromosome produces the protein MVEADRPGKLFIGGLNTETNEKALEAVFGKYGRIVEVLLMKDRETNKSRGFAFVTFESPADAKDAARDMNGKSLDGKAIKVEQATKPSFESGRRGPPPPPRSRGPPRGLRGGRGGSGGTRGPPSRGGHMDDGGYSMNFNMSSSRGPLPVKRGPPPRSGGPPPKRSAPSGPVRSSSGMGGRAPVSRGRDSYGGPPRREPLPSRRDVYLSPRDDGYSTKDSYSSRDYPSSRDTRDYAPPPRDYTYRDYGHSSSRDDYPSRGYSDRDGYGRDRDYSDHPSGGSYRDSYESYGNSRSAPPTRGPPPSYGGSSRYDDYSSSRDGYGGSRDSYSSSRSDLYSSGRDRVGRQERGLPPSMERGYPPPRDSYSSSSRGAPRGGGRGGSRSDRGGGRSRY, from the exons atggTTGAAGCAGATCGCCCAGGAAAGCTCTTCATCGGTGGCCTCAAtacagaaacaaatgagaaagctCTTGAAGCAGTATTTGGCAAATATGGACGAATAGTGGAAG TTCTCTTGATGAAAGATCGTGAAACCAACAAATCTAGAGGATTTGCTTTTGTCACCTTCGAAAGCCCAGCAGATGCTAAGGATGCAGCGAGAGACATGAATGGAAAG TCCTTAGATGGAAAAGCCATCAAGGTAGAACAAGCCACTAAACCATCATTTGAAAGTGGTAGACGTggaccacctccacctccaagaAGCAGAGGCCCTCCAAGAGGCCTTAGAGGCGgaagaggaggaagtggaggaaCCAGGGGACCTCCCTCACGTGGAGGGCACATGG ACGACGGTGGTTATTCCATGAATTTTAACATGAGTTCTTCCAGGGGACCACTTCCAGTAAAAAGAGGACCACCGCCACGAAGTGGGGGTCCTCCTCCTAAAAGATCTGCCCCTTCAGGACCAGTTCGCAGCAGCAGTGGAATGGGAGGAAGAG CTCCTGTATCACGTGGAAGAGATAGTTATGGAGGTCCACCTCGAAGGGAACCCCTGCCCTCTCGTAGAGATGTTTATTTGTCCCCAAGAGATGATGGATATTCTACTAAAGACAG cTATTCAAGCAGAGATTACCCAAGTTCTCGTGATACAAGAGATTATGCACCACCACCAAGAGATTATACTTACCGTGATTATGGTCATTCCAGTTCACGTGATGACTATCCATCCAGAGGCTATAG tgATAGAGATGGCTATGGTCGTGATCGTGACTATTCAGATCATCCAAGTGGAGGTTCCTACAGAGATTCATATGAGAGTTATG GTAACTCACGTAGTGCTCCACCTACACGAGGGCCCCCGCCATCTTATGGTGGAAGCAGTCGCTATGATGATTACAGCAGCTCACGTGACGGATATGGTGGAAGTCGAGACAGTTACTCAAGCAGCCGAAGTGATCTCTACTCAAGTGGTCGTGATCGGGTTGGCAGacaagaaagagggcttcccccTTCTATGGAAAGGGGGTACCCTCCTCCACGAGATTCCTACAGCAGTTCAAGCCGCGGAGCACCAAGAGGTGGTGGCCGTGGAGGAAGCCGATCTGATAGAGGGGGAGGCAGAAgcagatattaa